The genome window CCGTGTTATTTCCCATTGCGCCACTCGTTATCCCTCCCCCACCCCCTGCTTGAACTTCAGCAGTTTGTCGGTAACCAGCGGTCCGGTCTCTTCCGGAGCGAACGGTTCCACACCGATGGTAATGGTATAGTTGAGTGCTGCCTTCGGCTTGCCGCCGAGTGCCTGCCAGAACTCCGCCATGCTCTGCAGCTGGCCCGGCAGCAGGCTGACCGCGGGAAGATCTGGAGCCTGCCCCATCAGCGTCCCCTGCAAGAGCTCTTTGGGGATGGTGGGGTGCCGCAGGAGCGCCTTCATCACCTCTCCCAGCAGGCGATGCTCGTCATAAGCCGGCGTGCTCGAAGCACCCGAGGGCCAGGCCGTTATCAGGTAGGAGCAGTCGACCCGCACCGGCGGCCGCCGCTTCCGGCCCGTGCCGTCGCTGCGCCGCTCCAACTCCCACTCCCGGTTGCGCAGCTCCCGGTTCTCCCTGATGTCGTAGAGGAACAGGTCGATGGCCGGCAGCGTCACCGACGACGGCGGGAAGCGGTCGTCCGGCGGGGCGAAGCTGATGGAGACCTGGCTCACCACGCCGGGGGGGAGCTCCTGCCTGAGCAGTTCCTGCAAGGTTTTATCGAGGTCGTCGAGCATGACGCGAAAAGCTCCTCCTGGCGATCGGTACGGATGCGCCGCGTCTCAGCGCGATTCCACCGGCCGCCGGACTATGTAGAACGTACCCGGATTTGCGGCACTCACATAGGTATCCGGGCTGTAGAGACCGGGGATATCGGCCTCGGTCAGGAAACGCAGCGGCTCATTGATGGCAACGCCGACCCTGTTGACCCCGACGAGGTAGTACACGTTCCCCCGCTTGACCAGGGTCGGAAACATCCGGGCAAGGCGTGTTCTGGCGTCGGCCCTGCTCCTGGCGCTCCCCCGTTCGGTTGCGGCAATGATCTGCCGCGCCTGGGCCACATGGTTGTTGTATTCCCTGAGCAGCTTCCGCTTGATCCCCCCCTCGGTCTCGTATCCCGAGCCATGGCCGAGGAAATAGTCGACCCCCCTCAGACGGTCGACCAGGATGGCATTCTCCAGCCGCCAGACCCCTCCCACCCCCTGGATGAGCACGTCATAGGCCTTGTGGTTGAAGAAATAGACATGGTCCCCTATGACCAGGTCGTTCCTTCGGGTCGGAATAACCATCTGCAGGTGGGTGCCTGCGGCTGTTGCCGTTGAAGCTTCGATGTCGTCGAAGCCGTCCCATTTGAGAACCATGGGGATGGTGCCGGCCTGGACCCGGCGATTGAACTCGGACGGCGTCAGGGCGTCCGCAAACGAGCGGTAGTGGACCAGGGTCACGAAATAGTCGCAGTGGATCAGGCTCTTCTTGTGCACCGGCTGGGGGTTGAAGAGCGAAACCAGCGCAGTGTAGGGGTTCCTTCGCCCGAGAGTGGTCAGGGTGAACCGATACGGCTTGGTGGGGTCGCCGTAGACAGCGGCCTTGTCGTTGTCCTGACCGACGGCATCCATTCTCTGCTGCCGCGCACGGTCACGCCGCAGGGCATAATTGTCCGGAACGCTGGGCTGCCAGTAGTCACGGGCGTCATAATTCACCCGGGGCCCGTAGTAGCGGGCAGCCCCCCGGAACGGGTAGGCAAAACCGGTGACGCCGCTTGCGGGCATCTGGGCCTCGACCATGACACTGCTCGTGACGATCCGTTTCCTGATCTCCCTTGCCAGTTCGGCCTCGTTATCGAATCTCAGGTCGTCGCCAGTGGCTGCCAGGTCTTCGGCAATACGTGCCGCCAGCTGCCGATCCGCCCTGCGCCCCCAGGTTGAGGCGTGTCGGGTCAGAAACGCGCGACGATCGGCGGCTCTCATCTCCTGCCAGGCAGGGGTCCCCCCGGTGGCCATGACGATCTTTCTCTGCAGCGGCTTTCCGGCAATGCTCCGTGCCTGGATCGGCTCCTCTTCCTCTTCGTGCTGCGCCTGGACAACGCCTGTCGTGGCGTCTGCCTGTCGGGTCAGCATCCTCTGGACATAGCGGTTGCCGTAATCACGCTGCAGCGAACGCATCAACCGTCCGGCTGCCACGGGCGCCCGCTCCGTCATCTGCCGCACCAGAGCTGCCTGTGCCCGCAGGTCGGCCCCCCCCGCGCCCCCACCGGCAAAGGATACGGGACAGCCCCGCATCATATCCGCCGCATCCGCGACCGGTTGCGCTGCCGGCTCCGGGCGCTCGGCCTGTCGTGCAGAGACTGCAGGAGCAATGTCGGTTGTTCTGTGCATCATGGGCATCCCGTTATCGTGCCTATAGTCATGCAGGTCACTGCCGTTCAATCCTCGGGCGGAAGCAGAGCAGGGCGCGGCCGGCTGCTGTACCAGCGCCCCCATCTTCGTGCCAGCGCAAATCTCTGTGCCGGGTCGACGGTCACCGTCCCGTTGGCGGCAATATCGAGTGCCAGGCCGTTCCAGAGCGGAAACGGCTGGTATTCGACCCCTGAGATCCGGGTCAGGAGAACATGGGCGGCAATAAAGGCCTGTTCATCGTCGAGCAACGCCAACAGCTGCGGGATGACCTGATCCCCCATCCCGGCAACGGCCCCGGCCTTTTCACCGGTCAGCTGCGGGGTGAAGCCGGCGCGTGTACCCTGCCACTGGATATCCGCATTCGAGAGCCCTTCCACCGATAGCTTCATATGCTGTTCACCTCCGACTGCCATGGCTGCCACCGGTGCAGGTGCCGCCGCCAGCACCGCAGCGCAGGCCACGGCCAGGCACCCCTGCGGGTAGTGGGGAAGGATCACGGCAGTGCCCTTCTGGATACGTTGGTGATGTTCCCGTTGGTCACGGTCACGGTTACGGCCTCGCGCCTGCCGTCGGGATAGGTGTAGGTGTCGGTCCACTGGATGGTGGTGGCATTGATCTGGGTCATGGTGCCGGGGGTGATCGTCGCCCCGGAGGCCCGCTCCTCAGTTGCCATCCCGGCCGCATGGGCAGCGCCGTAGCCTTCGCCGTGGGCCTGTTTGCGGTACTGTTCCTGGATCTCGTGCGCCAGCCAGGTTCCGGCGGTCAGTCCGCGCCCTGCCGATCCGCCGGCCATGGCCAGATCGTCGAGATCGACCCGGGAGAGGGCGTAATTGCCGGCGATAACGTTCTGGTCGCTGGCCCTGGTCGAAGTCGTGCCATGGATGAATTCGATGGTGGTGGCCTTCGAGTCGCCGATCACGGTGTTGAGCACGCTCACCAGCTCCTGCGCCGCCGGTGTCGGCGGCCCCTGGACACTGGTCGACCTGACGGATACCACCCCGGCGGCAGAGACTACCACCTCGTACTGCACGGCAATGATGGAATTGGCCAGGGTCGCGAATCCGCGGGGATCGCCCGTTGCCACCATCCTCCGCTGCAGCTTCCGTGAAGCGGTGGCTGCCGGAAGCGCCTTGGGAGAAAACTGGCGCGCCTGGGCGGCTCCATGCTCGGCCGTTGCCCCATGAAGCTGTTGCGGATCGGCCATGGTCGCCACCACCGAGCGCGCCATGACATCAGCCTCCCGCTCCTGCTCATCGTCCGGGCTGCTGACCTCGAATTTCCCCTGGACCCCGCCACCCTGCTGCACCACGTGGGTCAGTTCGTGCGCCAGCAGTTCCTGCCCTGTCGAGCTGGCGGGATTGTATTCGCCTTCCTTGAAGAAGATGTCCTGTCCCGTGGTAAAGGCGCGCGCCGACAAGGCCCGGTTCAGTCCATCGGCCTTGCCGCCCGTATGCACCCGTACATTGCTGAAATCCGCATTGAACGCCGGCTCCATGCGGGACCTGACCGTGCTGTCCAGGGCCTGGCCACCCCCCCGCGCAGTCTGGATGCCGGTTTCCACTTCCGGTGTCACATCGGTCTTTCCCGCCCCCTGTGCCGAAAGAGCCAGCACCCTCCGGGCATACCGGTTGCCGAAATCGTGCTGCAAGGCGCACATGAGTCGCGCCGCCTGCACCGGCCGTCTCCCGGAGATGCTCGTAACGAGCGCGGCATGTTCCAGCATGCCGGGTTTCCCGCGCCCCGCCGGGACAGCCGAATCGACGGCTCCCTGTGCGCGCACTCCGCTCTGGATTGCCGTATCGCTGACCGTCTCGGCTTCGGACCTCTCCTGTTTGCGCAGTTCAGCCGCTTCAACTTCTCTCTCAGCCATGCACTTTTTCATGGTAGACCTCTTTCCACTCGCG of Geobacter sp. contains these proteins:
- a CDS encoding DUF4255 domain-containing protein, with protein sequence MLDDLDKTLQELLRQELPPGVVSQVSISFAPPDDRFPPSSVTLPAIDLFLYDIRENRELRNREWELERRSDGTGRKRRPPVRVDCSYLITAWPSGASSTPAYDEHRLLGEVMKALLRHPTIPKELLQGTLMGQAPDLPAVSLLPGQLQSMAEFWQALGGKPKAALNYTITIGVEPFAPEETGPLVTDKLLKFKQGVGEG
- a CDS encoding DUF4157 domain-containing protein; protein product: MKKCMAEREVEAAELRKQERSEAETVSDTAIQSGVRAQGAVDSAVPAGRGKPGMLEHAALVTSISGRRPVQAARLMCALQHDFGNRYARRVLALSAQGAGKTDVTPEVETGIQTARGGGQALDSTVRSRMEPAFNADFSNVRVHTGGKADGLNRALSARAFTTGQDIFFKEGEYNPASSTGQELLAHELTHVVQQGGGVQGKFEVSSPDDEQEREADVMARSVVATMADPQQLHGATAEHGAAQARQFSPKALPAATASRKLQRRMVATGDPRGFATLANSIIAVQYEVVVSAAGVVSVRSTSVQGPPTPAAQELVSVLNTVIGDSKATTIEFIHGTTSTRASDQNVIAGNYALSRVDLDDLAMAGGSAGRGLTAGTWLAHEIQEQYRKQAHGEGYGAAHAAGMATEERASGATITPGTMTQINATTIQWTDTYTYPDGRREAVTVTVTNGNITNVSRRALP